Proteins encoded by one window of Planktothrix tepida PCC 9214:
- a CDS encoding ARC6/PARC6 family protein, protein MKATLLALTLILSLSMGQIVQAKTLTENEISGLQDSPTVTEIAQNTASITIGQAADLVTQWLNAKSRIFASPFDREIVLNLTTGKLCADTLKAIDFLIQNNSHYEYGVQKVESIEQFAASGNKATIQVKVTEDTTLYSNGKVSESSFNTKTVRYNLENWDGIWKIANSQVLN, encoded by the coding sequence ATGAAAGCAACGCTATTAGCCTTAACTCTAATCCTGTCCTTGAGTATGGGTCAGATTGTTCAAGCTAAAACCCTAACAGAAAATGAAATTTCGGGTTTACAAGACTCACCAACGGTAACTGAAATAGCCCAAAATACTGCATCAATTACCATTGGACAAGCCGCCGATCTAGTCACACAATGGTTAAATGCTAAATCCAGAATTTTTGCTTCTCCCTTTGACCGTGAGATTGTTCTAAATTTAACCACAGGTAAGTTATGTGCTGACACTTTAAAAGCGATTGATTTTTTAATTCAAAATAATTCTCACTATGAATATGGAGTGCAGAAAGTTGAATCCATCGAACAATTTGCAGCATCGGGAAATAAAGCTACCATCCAAGTTAAAGTGACAGAAGATACGACTTTATACAGTAATGGTAAAGTTTCCGAAAGTAGCTTTAATACCAAAACAGTTCGTTATAATTTAGAGAATTGGGATGGGATTTGGAAAATTGCTAACTCTCAAGTTCTGAATTAA
- the pdhA gene encoding pyruvate dehydrogenase (acetyl-transferring) E1 component subunit alpha produces MVQERTLPTFKADATAVTRDEGLMLYEDMVLGRLFEDKCAEMYYRGKMFGFVHLYNGQEAVATGMIRAGRRNEDYVCSTYRDHVHALSAGVPPRQVMAELFGKATGCSKGRGGSMHLFSSEHNLLGGFAFVAEGIPVATGAAFQSKYRREAMNDPNADQVTMCFFGDGACNNGQFFECLNMATLWKLPIIYVVENNKWAIGMAHERATSDPEIYKKGPAFGMPGYEVDGMDVLAVREVAKKAVARARAGEGPTLVEALTYRFRGHSLADPDELRDKEEKEFWFARDPIKKFAAYLTEHNLATQEELKAIDQQVQATIDDAVEFAQSSPEPDPKDLYRYVYAEDE; encoded by the coding sequence ATGGTACAGGAACGCACGTTACCGACATTTAAGGCGGATGCAACGGCTGTAACCCGTGATGAAGGGTTAATGCTGTATGAGGATATGGTTTTGGGGCGGTTGTTTGAAGATAAATGCGCTGAGATGTATTATCGGGGCAAAATGTTCGGTTTTGTCCACCTGTACAACGGTCAAGAAGCCGTTGCGACGGGGATGATCCGCGCCGGTCGCCGAAATGAAGATTATGTTTGTAGTACCTATCGGGATCACGTTCATGCGTTGAGCGCGGGAGTTCCCCCTCGTCAAGTCATGGCGGAATTATTTGGCAAGGCTACAGGCTGTTCTAAGGGTCGGGGTGGCTCGATGCACTTATTCTCCTCTGAACATAATTTATTAGGGGGGTTTGCCTTTGTTGCTGAAGGAATTCCAGTTGCTACAGGTGCGGCTTTTCAAAGTAAATACCGTCGGGAAGCCATGAATGATCCCAATGCAGATCAAGTAACCATGTGTTTCTTTGGCGATGGAGCTTGTAATAACGGTCAATTCTTTGAATGTTTGAACATGGCAACATTATGGAAATTGCCGATTATTTATGTGGTCGAAAATAATAAATGGGCGATCGGGATGGCCCATGAGCGGGCAACTTCTGACCCCGAAATCTACAAAAAAGGCCCTGCTTTTGGAATGCCGGGTTATGAAGTCGATGGGATGGATGTTTTAGCGGTTCGAGAAGTGGCTAAAAAAGCCGTTGCTCGTGCTCGCGCTGGGGAAGGCCCAACCTTAGTCGAAGCGTTAACCTATCGTTTTCGAGGACATTCTTTGGCAGATCCTGATGAATTAAGGGATAAAGAGGAGAAAGAATTTTGGTTTGCTCGTGATCCGATTAAAAAATTTGCAGCGTATTTAACGGAACATAATTTAGCAACCCAGGAGGAATTAAAAGCAATTGATCAACAAGTTCAAGCGACTATTGATGATGCGGTTGAATTTGCCCAAAGTAGTCCTGAACCTGATCCAAAAGATCTTTACCGTTATGTTTATGCAGAAGATGAATAA
- a CDS encoding PP2C family protein-serine/threonine phosphatase: MKIINFFKPAISVINQLKYPQKFVLISCIFIIPLSLMMYLLISEVQTRIDFATQEQLGTLYLRPLRQLYPKIYQAQLLMANPNLSGKDQAQLEQLKRDITDQIKTLENLDNKIGNKLLTTNLFKELQDSWRTLEENQKLWSLQTQKVYSSLILEQINQLRFQVGDQSNLILDPDLDTYYLMDTTLLKLPEIHKILVDILLISQDISQRDQQQLTPKEYWTITTLSGLLTNYNEKLKRSLEVSFNHNPAGNLQPKLGEKLNLLTDNIQTLNNGLSNIIRTGDTTNIQQYAQNAELNIQQSLRLWDLTIDELDFLLQRRVQGFMARQLFLGILVLIPLLIVIYLFIGFYQSVMQTVNSLSIASQKMIAGEMNETLYLENQDELADVAQSFNNLAVALVKANQEITSLNQQLTSENLRMSAELQVTRQLQKMILPNDRELSEIVHLDIAGYMEPADEVGGDYYDVLYNNGMVKIGIGDVTGHGLESGVLMLMVQTAVRTLTTNNETDPIQFLNTLNRVIYDNVQRMKSDKNLTFSLIDYYNGFLSICGQHEEMIVVRSQLQPDSKYHPVIERIDTMDLGFPIGLEADITDFIGSINIKLNPGDGVVLYTDGITEAENHQGEFYSLEKLCEIVKQHWHLTASEIRKAVINDVRSHIGKHKVYDDITLVVMKQK, translated from the coding sequence ATGAAAATAATTAATTTTTTTAAACCCGCTATTTCTGTAATTAATCAACTTAAATATCCTCAAAAATTTGTTTTGATTAGCTGCATTTTTATTATTCCTTTAAGTTTGATGATGTATTTGTTAATTTCTGAAGTCCAGACTCGGATTGATTTTGCGACTCAGGAGCAGTTAGGAACTCTCTATCTCCGTCCTCTACGGCAACTTTATCCTAAAATCTATCAAGCTCAATTATTAATGGCTAACCCGAATTTGAGCGGGAAAGATCAAGCTCAATTAGAACAACTGAAACGAGACATTACAGATCAGATTAAAACCTTAGAAAACCTAGATAATAAAATTGGGAATAAATTATTAACAACGAATTTATTTAAAGAGCTTCAAGACAGTTGGAGAACCTTAGAAGAAAATCAAAAACTGTGGAGTTTACAAACTCAAAAAGTCTATTCTTCTTTGATTTTAGAACAAATTAATCAACTTCGGTTTCAAGTGGGAGATCAATCTAATTTAATTCTTGATCCTGATTTAGATACCTATTATTTAATGGATACAACCTTATTAAAATTACCAGAAATTCATAAAATTTTAGTCGATATTCTCTTGATCAGTCAAGATATTAGCCAACGAGATCAACAACAGTTAACTCCAAAAGAATATTGGACGATTACCACCCTTTCAGGATTATTAACGAATTATAATGAAAAACTCAAGCGTTCCCTAGAGGTTTCTTTTAATCATAATCCGGCGGGAAATCTCCAACCTAAATTGGGAGAAAAATTAAATTTACTCACCGATAATATTCAAACCTTGAATAATGGGCTGAGTAATATAATTAGAACAGGGGATACGACCAACATACAACAATATGCCCAAAATGCTGAATTAAATATACAACAAAGTTTGAGATTGTGGGATCTGACCATTGATGAATTAGATTTCTTATTACAGCGTCGGGTTCAGGGTTTTATGGCTCGACAACTGTTTTTAGGGATCTTAGTTTTAATCCCATTATTAATCGTGATTTATTTATTTATTGGATTTTACCAATCCGTGATGCAAACGGTCAATAGTCTTAGTATTGCGTCTCAAAAAATGATTGCGGGGGAAATGAATGAAACCCTATATCTGGAGAATCAAGATGAATTAGCAGATGTCGCTCAATCCTTTAATAATCTGGCTGTGGCTTTAGTGAAAGCCAATCAAGAAATTACCTCCCTGAATCAACAGTTAACCTCAGAAAATCTTCGCATGAGTGCGGAGTTACAAGTAACTCGTCAACTGCAAAAAATGATTTTACCCAATGACCGAGAACTGTCAGAAATTGTCCATTTAGATATTGCAGGTTATATGGAACCAGCAGATGAGGTGGGGGGAGATTATTATGATGTTTTATATAATAATGGGATGGTTAAAATTGGCATTGGAGATGTTACCGGACATGGGTTAGAATCGGGGGTTTTAATGTTAATGGTACAAACAGCAGTCAGAACGTTAACTACTAACAATGAAACTGACCCCATCCAGTTTTTAAATACCTTGAATCGCGTGATTTATGATAATGTTCAACGCATGAAATCCGATAAGAATTTAACCTTTTCTTTAATTGATTATTATAATGGATTTCTCAGCATTTGTGGTCAACATGAGGAAATGATCGTTGTGCGATCGCAATTGCAACCGGATAGCAAATATCATCCGGTTATTGAAAGAATTGATACCATGGATTTAGGATTCCCCATTGGTTTAGAAGCCGATATTACTGATTTTATTGGTTCTATCAATATTAAATTAAACCCAGGGGATGGCGTTGTTCTCTATACCGATGGAATTACGGAAGCTGAAAATCATCAAGGTGAATTTTACTCCTTAGAAAAACTCTGTGAAATTGTCAAACAACATTGGCATTTAACCGCCTCAGAAATTCGTAAAGCGGTGATTAATGACGTGCGATCGCACATTGGTAAACATAAAGTTTATGATGATATTACCTTGGTGGTTATGAAGCAAAAATAG
- a CDS encoding DUF29 family protein, producing the protein MVQELSDLRTCIEEQRYEEALIIIDELEGMSRKSILRTIKSFLIRLIIHLIKNQIEQRLTNSWIASISDSIIQIQDLNLQDNKKSHYLKIEEWDDLLDEAFAASIRPASVEVLNGTLKPHQLIEQIDKTQILEIAKQLILLTYNSSSRNLPDSIDNNLAQLPGAENWFSD; encoded by the coding sequence ATGGTACAAGAACTCAGTGATTTAAGGACTTGCATCGAAGAACAACGCTATGAGGAAGCGTTAATCATTATTGATGAACTTGAGGGAATGAGTCGCAAATCCATTTTAAGAACGATTAAATCCTTTTTAATTCGGTTAATCATTCATTTAATTAAAAACCAAATTGAACAACGATTAACTAATTCTTGGATTGCGTCTATTTCTGATTCTATTATCCAAATTCAAGATCTGAATCTACAAGACAATAAAAAATCCCACTATCTAAAAATAGAGGAATGGGATGATTTATTAGATGAAGCCTTTGCTGCATCCATTCGTCCTGCGAGTGTTGAAGTGTTAAATGGAACCCTCAAACCTCATCAATTAATCGAACAAATTGATAAAACTCAAATTCTGGAAATTGCAAAACAGTTAATTCTATTAACCTATAACTCTTCTTCGCGTAATTTACCGGATAGTATTGATAATAATTTAGCTCAATTACCCGGAGCAGAAAATTGGTTTTCCGATTAA
- a CDS encoding CBS domain-containing protein, translated as MHLILCHTTVDFDALGAAVGLTRIYPGSRIVLSGGSHPAVRDFLAFYRDEFPLIERRSVNPNKIHSITVVDTQSCDRLGKSAEWFKLANLSTIRIYDHHPDIKSDIPATETYIEAVGATTTLIVEQLQIFAQNSAQPVVLNTAEATVMALGIHLDTGSLTFPHSTARDAMALAWLMQQGASLPVISEYVEPGLPPKLQDLLTLALDQLKKSTIRGYTVAWVLLKTDEYVPGLSSVASELIDLTESDALLLGHQYGKGEGDRFSIIGRSRIEKTNLNELFKPYGGGGHTRAASVSLKDGNFSEILNQLVEQLKAQIPHPPTAKELMSSPVRTIRPDTSVEETHRILLRYGHSGLSVVDEQDQLVGIISRRDLDIALHHGFSHAPVKGYMTPQLKTITPDTTLPEIEYLMVTYDIGRLPVLDQGNLVGIVTRTDVLRLLHQQQRPQKSPLKGCIPGVTCSTLEELLQERLATPLLTLLNHLSFLAQKRGWQVYLVGGAVRDLLLAEPETTVVLSDIDIVVDGCYGNTNYNGDNLSFSSPAVELAMDLQKHYPAARLDVHGQFQTAALLWHNDPILDSLWIDIATARTEFYPYPAANPEVEASSIRQDLYRRDFTINALALRLTPPLVGELLDFFGGVLDLEQRKIRVLHSNSFIEDPTRIYRAVRFAVRLGFEIETQTKEYIRYAISSGIYEKQREESNKSFDQNRRVPALETRLKSELRYILQSHYWKRSLQLLGELKALRCIHPTLELSPQLWQQIRSVDRCLQRFDSQRTLTHWEVRLEVLIAYLSPQYREKVAQTLQLQIESIERLKNLEPAQDKILETLSQAEKNSQFFWLFKLYSLPMLILIAIHSDRKVRRHIWNYLIQLREIKPALNGNDLKAMGYKPGRQFKQMLDDLLTATLDGEVCDRTSAEAFLQQNYPL; from the coding sequence ATGCACTTAATTTTATGCCATACAACTGTTGATTTTGATGCTTTGGGTGCGGCGGTGGGACTGACTCGAATTTATCCCGGAAGTCGAATAGTATTGTCCGGGGGAAGTCATCCGGCGGTGAGAGATTTTTTAGCGTTTTATCGAGATGAATTTCCTTTAATTGAACGTCGGTCAGTTAATCCCAATAAAATTCATTCAATTACTGTGGTTGATACCCAAAGTTGCGATCGCTTAGGAAAAAGTGCAGAATGGTTTAAATTAGCCAATTTATCAACCATTAGAATTTATGATCATCATCCCGATATCAAATCCGATATTCCCGCTACAGAAACCTATATTGAAGCCGTGGGTGCCACCACAACTTTAATTGTTGAACAATTACAAATCTTCGCTCAAAATTCTGCTCAACCGGTGGTTTTAAACACAGCAGAAGCAACGGTAATGGCGTTAGGAATTCATTTAGATACAGGGTCTTTAACCTTCCCCCATTCCACTGCGAGAGATGCCATGGCGTTAGCTTGGTTAATGCAGCAAGGGGCAAGTTTACCTGTGATTTCAGAATATGTAGAACCGGGTTTACCGCCTAAATTACAAGATTTATTAACCCTGGCATTAGACCAACTAAAAAAATCAACCATTCGAGGATATACTGTTGCTTGGGTATTATTAAAAACCGATGAATATGTGCCCGGTTTATCCAGTGTTGCGTCTGAATTAATCGATTTAACTGAAAGCGATGCCTTACTCTTAGGACATCAATATGGCAAAGGAGAAGGGGATCGATTCAGTATTATTGGACGGTCTCGAATTGAGAAAACAAATCTCAATGAATTGTTTAAACCCTATGGCGGTGGAGGACATACCCGTGCTGCTTCAGTTAGCTTAAAAGACGGTAATTTTTCGGAAATTTTAAATCAATTAGTAGAACAATTAAAAGCACAAATTCCTCACCCACCAACAGCAAAAGAATTAATGTCTTCTCCGGTGAGAACCATTCGTCCTGATACTTCTGTAGAAGAAACCCATCGAATTTTATTACGCTATGGTCATTCCGGTCTATCAGTCGTTGATGAACAAGATCAATTAGTGGGAATTATTTCCCGGCGAGATTTAGATATTGCCTTACATCATGGGTTTAGTCATGCACCTGTTAAGGGATATATGACCCCGCAATTAAAAACCATTACCCCGGATACAACTTTACCCGAAATCGAATATTTAATGGTGACGTATGATATTGGACGGTTGCCAGTTTTAGATCAAGGAAATTTAGTTGGAATTGTCACCCGAACTGATGTTTTAAGGTTACTCCATCAACAGCAACGTCCGCAAAAATCCCCCTTAAAAGGGTGTATTCCGGGGGTAACTTGTTCCACCTTAGAAGAATTATTACAAGAACGATTAGCAACGCCGTTATTAACCTTATTAAATCATCTGTCTTTTTTAGCACAGAAACGGGGCTGGCAGGTTTATTTAGTTGGCGGTGCGGTACGGGATTTACTATTAGCAGAACCCGAAACAACGGTGGTATTAAGTGATATTGATATTGTGGTGGATGGATGTTATGGAAATACGAATTATAATGGAGATAATCTATCTTTCAGTTCTCCCGCCGTAGAATTAGCCATGGATTTACAAAAGCATTATCCGGCTGCGCGGTTAGATGTTCATGGACAATTTCAAACGGCTGCTTTATTATGGCATAATGATCCAATTTTAGATTCTCTTTGGATTGATATTGCTACTGCGAGAACCGAATTTTATCCCTATCCGGCGGCAAATCCAGAGGTAGAAGCGAGTTCAATTCGTCAAGATTTATATCGACGAGATTTCACCATTAACGCCTTAGCTTTGCGGTTAACGCCTCCCCTGGTTGGAGAATTATTAGACTTTTTTGGGGGAGTTTTAGATTTAGAACAACGAAAAATTAGAGTTTTACACTCTAATAGTTTTATTGAAGATCCGACTCGAATTTATCGTGCGGTGCGGTTCGCGGTGCGTTTAGGATTTGAAATTGAAACTCAAACCAAAGAATATATTCGTTATGCCATTAGTAGTGGAATTTATGAAAAACAACGGGAAGAAAGTAATAAATCCTTTGATCAAAATCGTCGAGTTCCGGCGTTAGAAACCCGTTTAAAAAGTGAGTTAAGATATATTTTACAGTCTCACTATTGGAAGCGATCTTTACAACTTTTAGGAGAATTAAAAGCCTTACGGTGTATTCATCCAACCTTAGAATTAAGTCCCCAGTTATGGCAACAAATTCGCTCTGTAGATCGCTGTTTACAACGGTTTGATTCCCAACGAACCTTAACCCATTGGGAAGTTCGCTTAGAAGTGTTAATTGCCTATTTATCTCCCCAATATCGAGAAAAAGTAGCTCAAACTCTTCAATTACAGATTGAAAGTATTGAACGGTTAAAAAATTTAGAACCTGCTCAAGATAAAATTTTGGAAACCCTTTCTCAAGCTGAAAAAAATAGTCAATTTTTCTGGTTATTTAAACTTTATAGTTTACCGATGTTAATTTTAATCGCTATTCATTCAGATCGAAAAGTTAGACGACACATTTGGAACTATTTAATCCAATTGCGGGAGATTAAACCTGCTTTAAATGGGAATGATTTAAAAGCCATGGGATATAAACCGGGTCGTCAATTTAAACAAATGTTAGATGATTTATTAACAGCAACATTAGATGGGGAAGTCTGCGATCGCACGTCTGCGGAAGCCTTTTTACAACAGAATTATCCGTTATAA
- a CDS encoding 16S rRNA (cytosine(967)-C(5))-methyltransferase — MNNNPRQVAFLALRDINRRGGLADVVLDQWLRQSDLSDINRRLTTELVYGCVRRRRSLDTLIDYLASKKSHQQHPDIRTILHLGFYQICYLNQIPNSAAVDTSVELVKQNGLTHFSGFVNGILRHYIREQGNCPLETPDSIFTCFELPQNPIEKLGILYSFPDWLIQFWLDSLGLEETKQLCTWFNQSPPLDLRINLLKTTLETVESEFKERGIAVHRISGLSLGLRLTGSVGAIQNLPGYDQGWWSIQDSSAQWVSYLLDPKPGEVIIDACAAPGGKTTHIAELMQDQGKILAFDSIKSRLKKVQQNSTRLQLNSIHPQQGDIRELKGYFEVADRLLLDAPCSGLGTLHRRADGRWRHDPKNIKELSQLQSELLEITQTWVKPGGCLVYSTCTLHPQENETLIQTFLSQHSNWKILPPPGNFTLSPEPEGWIKIWPHRQNMDGFFMVKLMKEPT; from the coding sequence GTGAATAATAATCCGCGCCAAGTTGCATTTTTAGCTCTCCGAGACATTAACCGACGGGGTGGGCTGGCTGATGTGGTTTTAGATCAATGGCTTCGTCAATCTGATTTATCGGATATTAACCGACGCTTAACCACCGAATTAGTCTATGGCTGTGTTCGTAGAAGGCGATCGCTCGATACCTTAATCGATTACTTAGCTTCTAAAAAATCCCATCAACAGCACCCGGATATTCGTACTATACTACATCTTGGTTTTTATCAAATTTGCTATCTCAATCAGATTCCCAATTCGGCTGCGGTAGATACCAGTGTGGAATTAGTTAAACAAAATGGCTTAACGCACTTTAGTGGTTTTGTGAATGGGATATTAAGACATTATATTCGAGAGCAAGGAAATTGTCCTTTAGAAACACCTGATTCTATTTTTACCTGTTTTGAGTTACCCCAAAATCCCATCGAAAAATTAGGAATTCTCTATAGTTTTCCTGACTGGTTGATTCAATTTTGGTTAGATAGTTTAGGATTAGAAGAAACAAAACAGCTTTGTACTTGGTTTAATCAATCTCCCCCCCTTGATTTAAGAATTAATTTGTTAAAAACAACCTTAGAAACAGTAGAATCTGAATTTAAAGAAAGGGGAATTGCAGTTCATCGAATTTCTGGACTTTCTTTAGGATTAAGATTAACGGGAAGTGTCGGTGCAATTCAAAATTTACCCGGTTATGATCAAGGGTGGTGGTCAATTCAAGATAGTAGTGCTCAATGGGTGAGTTATTTATTAGATCCAAAACCTGGAGAAGTCATTATTGATGCTTGTGCCGCCCCCGGAGGAAAAACCACCCATATTGCTGAATTAATGCAAGATCAAGGTAAAATTTTAGCCTTTGATTCGATTAAATCTCGATTAAAAAAAGTTCAGCAAAATTCAACCCGATTACAACTCAATTCTATCCATCCTCAACAGGGAGATATTCGGGAGTTAAAAGGTTATTTTGAGGTTGCAGATCGGCTATTATTAGATGCACCTTGTTCGGGTTTAGGAACGTTACATCGGCGGGCGGATGGACGCTGGAGACATGATCCTAAAAATATTAAAGAGTTGTCTCAACTTCAATCGGAGTTATTAGAAATTACCCAAACTTGGGTTAAACCGGGAGGCTGTTTAGTTTATTCTACCTGTACCCTCCATCCCCAAGAAAATGAAACCTTAATTCAAACCTTTTTAAGCCAACATTCTAATTGGAAAATTTTACCTCCTCCTGGGAATTTTACCCTTTCTCCTGAACCAGAAGGCTGGATTAAAATCTGGCCCCATAGACAGAATATGGATGGATTTTTTATGGTAAAATTAATGAAAGAGCCAACTTAA
- a CDS encoding adenylate/guanylate cyclase domain-containing protein, with product MTTTDSRLSEIGAFIQTNLKKFSSNLAPTKAQTYDDWRKHFLYQRLSLGFTLALISYFTFTLSQINNFFFDPDHFQPSWLATQVVAELGLIIGLVLLRTPLGMKYPGLMFLLLSWVVTITPQIRENLNGIATASIIEWPLMFFSQATLIPVYWPLHLISQLGVLIYYHGSQILFNLKLVLPAPWMTAEFLSLYLFWICLICNLSVYLYDRLARSEFKSRQALEKAYDLVKEEQERSESLLLNILPHSIAQRLKLQPSTIADSFTDAGVLFADIVGFTELSGQFNPAELVNLLNQIFSEFDHLAELHGLEKIKTIGDSYMVVSGLPIPHDDYAEAIADMALDMQRTLKEFNVKTQQNFHIRIGIATGPVVAGVIGIKKFIYDLWGDTVNLASRMESHGLTDEIQVTETTYLALKKQYQFEKRGTILVKGKGEMTTYLLKGKTDSRGSG from the coding sequence ATGACTACAACTGACTCAAGACTATCAGAAATTGGTGCATTTATTCAAACCAACCTCAAGAAGTTTTCTTCAAATTTAGCTCCAACTAAAGCTCAAACTTATGACGATTGGCGAAAGCATTTTCTTTACCAACGTTTAAGTTTAGGTTTTACTTTAGCTCTGATTTCCTATTTTACCTTTACTCTTTCACAAATTAACAATTTTTTCTTTGATCCCGACCATTTCCAGCCGTCCTGGTTAGCCACACAAGTCGTCGCTGAGTTAGGTTTAATTATTGGTTTAGTCCTGCTGCGAACTCCCTTGGGGATGAAATATCCGGGGTTAATGTTTCTGTTATTATCTTGGGTCGTCACAATTACCCCGCAAATTCGAGAAAACCTAAACGGAATTGCTACTGCTTCCATTATTGAATGGCCGTTAATGTTTTTTTCTCAAGCTACATTAATTCCGGTTTATTGGCCTTTACATTTAATTTCTCAATTAGGGGTTTTGATCTATTATCACGGAAGCCAAATTTTATTTAATTTAAAACTGGTTCTTCCAGCCCCTTGGATGACAGCAGAGTTCTTATCTCTGTATTTATTTTGGATTTGTTTAATTTGCAATCTTTCAGTGTATTTATATGATCGGTTAGCGCGTTCGGAATTTAAGTCTCGTCAAGCCTTAGAAAAAGCTTATGATCTAGTTAAAGAAGAACAGGAACGCTCCGAAAGTTTACTCTTAAATATTTTACCCCATTCCATTGCCCAACGGCTAAAACTACAACCTAGTACCATTGCCGATAGTTTTACCGATGCAGGCGTTTTATTTGCCGATATTGTGGGTTTTACGGAACTTTCAGGACAGTTTAATCCGGCTGAATTAGTTAATTTACTCAATCAAATCTTTTCGGAATTTGATCATTTAGCCGAATTACATGGGCTAGAAAAAATTAAAACCATCGGGGATTCTTATATGGTGGTTTCCGGTTTACCCATTCCCCATGATGATTATGCAGAAGCGATCGCAGATATGGCTTTAGATATGCAACGAACCCTGAAAGAATTTAATGTCAAAACTCAACAAAATTTTCATATTAGAATTGGAATTGCAACCGGGCCAGTGGTGGCGGGAGTCATTGGAATTAAGAAATTTATTTATGATTTATGGGGAGATACGGTTAATCTAGCAAGTCGGATGGAATCTCATGGACTTACCGATGAAATTCAAGTCACAGAAACTACTTATTTAGCCTTGAAAAAACAATACCAATTTGAAAAACGAGGGACAATTTTAGTTAAAGGGAAGGGAGAAATGACCACCTATTTATTAAAAGGGAAAACAGACTCAAGGGGTTCGGGTTAG